From a region of the Candidatus Desulfatibia profunda genome:
- a CDS encoding polysaccharide biosynthesis tyrosine autokinase codes for MNLSGKAARSIMVTSAVPGEGKSFVAANLAISIAQSIQEHVLIIDSDMRVPSIHRQFGFDDIPGLSEYLANGTPLSMLLQKTKVDKLSILPAGKPPHNPAELLSSQRMSKLLEEVRERYSDRYIIIDSPPPKLTAEANALARQVDGILLIVKYGSTPRDMVSDLIELLGKEKILGVVFNRVDMRLSNYLAYKRYAKYGKNGKYYTKYHK; via the coding sequence ATGAATTTAAGCGGCAAAGCCGCGCGTTCGATAATGGTGACAAGCGCCGTTCCCGGCGAAGGAAAGTCCTTTGTGGCTGCCAACCTGGCCATCAGTATTGCTCAGAGTATTCAGGAACACGTTCTGATCATAGACAGTGACATGCGTGTGCCCAGCATCCACAGGCAATTCGGGTTTGATGACATACCCGGGTTGAGCGAGTATCTTGCCAACGGCACGCCGCTATCCATGTTGCTCCAGAAAACAAAAGTTGACAAGCTGAGCATTCTGCCGGCAGGCAAACCTCCTCACAATCCCGCTGAACTTTTGTCATCTCAACGGATGTCAAAGCTTCTTGAAGAGGTAAGGGAAAGATACAGCGATCGGTATATCATCATCGACTCACCGCCGCCGAAACTGACAGCCGAAGCAAATGCCCTAGCAAGGCAAGTCGACGGCATCCTGCTGATTGTGAAATACGGAAGTACACCACGTGACATGGTATCGGATTTAATCGAATTACTGGGCAAAGAGAAAATATTAGGGGTTGTCTTCAATAGGGTCGATATGCGTTTATCAAATTATCTTGCTTACAAAAGGTACGCCAAATACGGCAAAAACGGCAAATATTATACGAAATATCATAAATAA
- a CDS encoding HAD-IA family hydrolase, producing MTYEAVLFDLDGTLLDTLDDIGNCANRVLASRGFPTYTIFSYREFVGEGARALITRALPAGHRNEKLINACLKEFVEDYSVNCIVKSKPYDGIPQMLDALKARGLKLAVLSNKPDSITKACVAALLSKWDFDVVIGQRDSVPRKPDPQGALEVAEKLAIPPSRFLFIGDTAIDMKTAVAAGMFPVGVLWGFRPIEELKGNGARAIIDEPLKLLDLLRDGE from the coding sequence ATGACCTATGAAGCCGTACTTTTTGACCTTGATGGGACCCTGCTTGACACCTTAGACGATATCGGCAATTGTGCGAACAGGGTTCTAGCAAGCAGAGGGTTTCCAACATACACGATCTTTAGCTACCGAGAGTTTGTGGGAGAAGGCGCCAGAGCCCTTATCACCCGAGCCCTGCCCGCGGGACATCGGAATGAAAAGCTTATCAATGCCTGTCTAAAAGAATTTGTCGAAGATTACAGTGTTAATTGCATTGTAAAGTCGAAACCTTACGATGGCATACCACAGATGCTGGATGCATTGAAAGCAAGGGGTTTGAAACTCGCCGTTTTATCCAACAAGCCTGATTCTATTACAAAAGCCTGTGTGGCAGCCCTTCTTTCAAAATGGGATTTTGATGTTGTTATCGGACAACGTGATTCAGTTCCGCGCAAACCCGACCCTCAAGGTGCGCTTGAAGTCGCAGAAAAATTGGCAATACCTCCTTCCCGTTTCCTTTTCATCGGCGATACGGCGATTGACATGAAAACTGCAGTTGCTGCAGGTATGTTTCCGGTTGGCGTGCTCTGGGGTTTTCGCCCTATAGAAGAACTCAAGGGAAATGGAGCGCGGGCCATCATTGACGAACCCTTAAAGCTCTTAGATCTTTTAAGGGATGGAGAATAA
- the gap gene encoding type I glyceraldehyde-3-phosphate dehydrogenase, whose product MVRIGINGFGRIGRQVLKAVLERHPQTLEVVAVNDLFDVETNAQLFKYDSNYGRFPGEVKVSQDCIVVNGCKVKSFSYRDPAAIPWDEVGVDIVVESTGLFKTGPKAAAHMDAGAKKVIISAPAKEEDLTVVMGVNHKDYRPEKHHIISNASCTTNCLAPPALIVHRAFGIEKALMTTVHAYTADQRLMDLAHKDIRRARAAALNIIPTTTGAAKAVALVIPELEGRFDGYSLRVPTPIVSVVDFVALLQKNTDTEALRAELRKAAGTELKGIMACEEERLVSMDFKGNPHSSIVDMEFTQVLQSNMAKVVTWYDNEWGYSCRLADLAAFVAEKGL is encoded by the coding sequence ATGGTTCGAATTGGGATCAACGGTTTCGGGCGTATCGGACGACAGGTATTAAAGGCTGTATTGGAAAGACATCCCCAGACACTGGAGGTGGTTGCGGTCAATGACCTTTTCGACGTTGAGACCAACGCCCAGCTTTTCAAGTATGACTCAAATTACGGCCGCTTCCCCGGCGAGGTCAAGGTCAGCCAGGATTGCATCGTGGTGAACGGCTGCAAAGTCAAGAGTTTTTCGTATCGCGATCCCGCCGCCATCCCTTGGGACGAGGTGGGAGTAGATATCGTCGTGGAAAGCACCGGGCTTTTCAAAACCGGCCCCAAGGCAGCGGCCCATATGGATGCCGGAGCCAAAAAGGTCATTATCTCCGCACCGGCCAAGGAAGAAGATCTCACCGTGGTGATGGGCGTCAACCATAAGGATTACCGGCCTGAAAAACACCACATCATATCGAATGCCTCCTGCACAACCAATTGCTTAGCCCCGCCGGCCCTGATCGTTCATCGGGCCTTTGGCATTGAAAAGGCGCTGATGACCACCGTACACGCCTATACGGCCGACCAGCGTCTCATGGACCTGGCCCATAAGGACATTCGACGGGCAAGGGCCGCAGCCCTGAACATCATTCCGACCACTACCGGTGCAGCCAAGGCCGTAGCGCTGGTTATCCCGGAACTGGAAGGCCGCTTTGACGGGTACTCCCTGCGTGTCCCCACGCCGATAGTCTCGGTGGTCGATTTTGTGGCCTTGCTTCAGAAAAATACGGATACCGAAGCCCTCCGGGCCGAACTTCGGAAGGCGGCCGGAACGGAACTTAAGGGCATCATGGCCTGCGAGGAAGAGCGTCTCGTTTCCATGGACTTTAAAGGGAACCCGCATTCATCCATCGTGGACATGGAGTTCACCCAGGTATTGCAAAGCAACATGGCCAAGGTTGTGACCTGGTACGACAACGAATGGGGGTATTCCTGCCGGCTGGCGGATTTGGCGGCATTTGTGGCTGAAAAGGGGCTTTAA
- a CDS encoding GAF domain-containing protein, producing MADKKKDYFSALYEVAKVVNASLTPSRVMEEIVSCVADTMKVKASSLRLLDSRRKKLLMGASRGLSDGYIRKGPVLVKESGLDQKALKGKTIYLKNAQADKDFQYKQKARTEGIKSVLVVPLMVEKKAVGVLRVYSEKVRTFDEDERKFLEAVANLSAIALENARLHQALRQDYDLLVAHKYRLDDN from the coding sequence ATGGCGGACAAGAAAAAGGATTATTTTTCGGCGCTTTATGAAGTGGCCAAGGTTGTCAATGCTTCCCTTACACCTTCTCGGGTAATGGAGGAAATCGTATCCTGTGTCGCCGATACGATGAAGGTTAAGGCCAGTTCCTTGAGGCTTCTGGATTCCCGCAGAAAAAAATTGCTGATGGGAGCTTCTCGCGGGTTATCAGACGGTTACATCCGCAAAGGCCCCGTGCTGGTCAAGGAAAGCGGTCTGGACCAGAAGGCCTTGAAAGGCAAAACAATCTATCTTAAAAATGCCCAGGCAGACAAAGACTTTCAATACAAGCAAAAGGCCCGGACCGAGGGGATAAAATCGGTCCTGGTGGTTCCGTTAATGGTGGAAAAGAAGGCGGTCGGCGTTCTTAGGGTTTATTCGGAAAAAGTAAGAACCTTTGATGAAGATGAGAGAAAATTTCTGGAGGCTGTGGCGAACTTGAGCGCCATTGCACTGGAGAATGCCAGGCTTCATCAGGCCCTTCGGCAAGATTACGATCTTTTGGTCGCTCACAAGTACCGTCTGGACGACAATTAG
- a CDS encoding ISNCY family transposase, translated as MRKVIEKQLKIGQVDISKIQVDNNCRDEIPQLLLGLQAIYSDRSLRGEIFDILKNIIPENVDTGNGRPGMDLWKILVLGTLRLNCNWDYDKLHNIANNHKDVREFLGHTIFEFDQTYALQTLKDNITLFTPEVLDEINQVVVKVGHNLIRENDDAPLKGRCDSFVVETDVHYPTDINLLLDAIRKVVFLIGRLCSELGITEWRQYRHIFKKIKKQFNTVRKLKRSASKDETKKAKRDQLIIGAHRQYVALVESYVARATESIRIPNAMDIGNVACVMLIENYITHAERQIDQIRRRVLDGQTIPHNEKAFSIFEEHTEWISKGKAGVPQELGLAVCILEDQYGFILHHHVMENQNDVEIAILMVVEAKRKFAALYGCSFDKGFYSPKNKEELEDLLDEVVLPKKGKLSKKDKQTEHSEEFIESRRKHSAVESAINALENHALDRCPDHGIDGLKRYVALAVIARNIQLLGAMIREKELERQKRRRQAEKDKYAFAA; from the coding sequence ATGCGAAAAGTAATCGAAAAGCAATTAAAAATTGGACAAGTGGACATTTCAAAGATTCAAGTAGACAACAACTGTCGAGACGAAATTCCCCAGTTGTTGTTGGGCCTGCAAGCCATTTATTCAGATCGTAGCCTACGGGGTGAAATTTTTGACATTTTGAAAAATATCATTCCCGAAAACGTTGATACCGGCAATGGGAGACCCGGCATGGATTTGTGGAAAATTCTGGTATTGGGGACTTTGCGGTTAAACTGCAACTGGGACTATGACAAGCTTCACAATATTGCCAACAACCATAAGGATGTGCGTGAGTTTTTAGGGCATACGATTTTCGAATTTGATCAAACGTATGCACTACAGACATTGAAAGACAACATCACCCTTTTTACTCCGGAAGTGCTCGATGAAATAAACCAGGTGGTTGTTAAAGTCGGTCATAATTTGATCCGAGAAAATGATGATGCTCCGTTAAAAGGCCGTTGTGATTCGTTTGTTGTAGAGACCGATGTTCACTATCCCACAGATATCAATCTTCTTTTGGATGCCATTCGTAAAGTTGTTTTTCTGATAGGCCGACTGTGCAGCGAGCTTGGTATCACCGAGTGGCGCCAGTATCGGCATATTTTTAAAAAGATAAAAAAACAGTTTAACACTGTTCGCAAGCTCAAACGTTCGGCTTCAAAAGATGAAACGAAAAAAGCTAAAAGAGATCAACTGATTATCGGTGCGCATCGGCAGTATGTGGCTCTGGTTGAATCTTATGTGGCCCGAGCTACAGAGAGCATCCGGATTCCTAATGCAATGGATATTGGCAATGTGGCATGCGTAATGCTGATTGAAAATTATATCACCCATGCCGAGCGGCAGATTGATCAAATCCGGCGTCGCGTTTTAGATGGGCAAACGATCCCCCACAATGAGAAGGCTTTCTCTATTTTTGAGGAGCACACCGAGTGGATCAGCAAAGGAAAAGCAGGTGTGCCCCAGGAATTGGGCTTAGCAGTTTGTATTTTGGAGGATCAATACGGATTTATTCTCCATCATCATGTAATGGAAAATCAGAACGATGTTGAAATTGCTATTTTGATGGTTGTGGAAGCGAAGCGAAAATTTGCTGCTTTGTATGGTTGTAGTTTTGATAAGGGTTTTTATAGTCCCAAGAACAAAGAAGAGCTTGAAGATCTTTTAGACGAAGTTGTTCTTCCCAAGAAGGGCAAGCTTTCTAAAAAAGATAAGCAAACAGAGCATTCAGAGGAATTTATCGAATCCAGACGCAAGCATTCAGCAGTTGAATCGGCGATCAATGCACTTGAGAATCATGCGCTGGATCGATGTCCTGATCATGGAATTGACGGCTTAAAACGTTATGTAGCGCTTGCTGTGATAGCCCGCAATATTCAACTACTGGGTGCTATGATTAGAGAAAAGGAATTGGAACGTCAAAAGCGACGTAGACAAGCAGAGAAAGACAAATACGCTTTTGCCGCATAG
- a CDS encoding type II toxin-antitoxin system prevent-host-death family antitoxin, which produces MITAGIKDLKNKLSQYLSFVKKGEDIVITERGKVIARIIQEDNQRTSLRQAFQPLIMNGLVTFPSAQLNKVISDPVEVPGKPISEMVIENRR; this is translated from the coding sequence ATGATCACTGCCGGGATTAAAGATCTGAAAAACAAATTAAGTCAATATCTTTCATTTGTTAAAAAAGGTGAAGACATAGTAATAACTGAAAGAGGTAAAGTTATTGCGCGCATTATTCAGGAAGATAACCAAAGAACATCATTAAGGCAGGCTTTCCAACCGTTAATCATGAATGGATTGGTAACCTTTCCAAGTGCGCAATTGAACAAAGTCATATCCGATCCTGTTGAGGTTCCGGGCAAACCGATTTCAGAAATGGTTATTGAGAACCGCAGATGA
- a CDS encoding ATP-dependent 6-phosphofructokinase, with product MPKGMKIAINTGGGDAPGLNAVIEAVVMSAYTRNWEVYGIKNGYAGLLNTEEIVRLTPEKVNRISILGGTIIGTTNKGNPFQMPITNLAGEVEVRDVSDKVVENFKRLGFDCLVAIGGDGSLQIAYDFFKKGIPVIGVPKTIDNDLGGTVITFGFDTAVSTATEAIDRLHSTAKSHDRVMVVEVMGRHAGWIALNSGISGAADVILLPEIPFDMDKVCDHITAKELHGERYAIVVAAEGAAPAGGRAIDKGKGELGRQDVLLGGIGEFVAKGISKKTGKDTRSMVLGHLQRGGSPTTFDRLISLRFGAAAVRMIEEKKFGAMVALDPPEVKAVPLDQVIGSIRRVPLDSDSIQTARDIGICFGD from the coding sequence ATGCCTAAGGGAATGAAAATTGCGATAAATACCGGCGGTGGCGATGCGCCGGGACTCAATGCCGTGATAGAGGCCGTTGTCATGTCGGCCTACACCCGGAACTGGGAAGTTTACGGCATTAAAAACGGTTATGCCGGGCTTCTGAATACAGAGGAAATCGTCCGCTTGACTCCTGAAAAAGTCAATCGCATTTCGATCTTGGGGGGGACGATTATTGGAACGACGAATAAAGGCAATCCCTTTCAAATGCCGATAACCAATCTGGCCGGCGAGGTGGAGGTTCGAGACGTTTCCGACAAGGTTGTTGAGAACTTCAAGCGTCTGGGTTTTGACTGCCTGGTGGCCATTGGCGGAGACGGCAGCCTTCAAATCGCCTATGATTTTTTTAAAAAAGGGATTCCGGTTATCGGCGTGCCCAAGACGATTGACAACGACCTGGGCGGAACCGTGATCACGTTCGGGTTTGATACGGCCGTGAGCACGGCCACAGAAGCGATCGATCGTCTCCATTCCACGGCCAAGTCGCACGACAGGGTGATGGTTGTGGAAGTCATGGGAAGACATGCCGGATGGATTGCGCTCAACAGCGGAATCTCAGGAGCGGCAGATGTTATCTTATTGCCCGAAATACCGTTTGATATGGACAAGGTCTGCGATCATATCACCGCAAAAGAACTGCACGGCGAACGCTATGCCATTGTGGTGGCCGCGGAAGGTGCTGCGCCTGCCGGCGGCAGAGCCATAGACAAGGGCAAGGGAGAACTGGGCCGCCAGGATGTTCTTTTAGGCGGGATCGGTGAATTTGTCGCCAAAGGAATATCCAAAAAAACCGGGAAGGATACGCGGTCGATGGTTCTGGGTCATCTCCAGCGCGGCGGTTCGCCGACAACCTTTGACCGCCTGATTTCTCTGCGCTTTGGGGCCGCCGCCGTGCGCATGATTGAAGAAAAGAAATTCGGAGCCATGGTGGCCCTCGACCCCCCTGAAGTCAAGGCCGTGCCCTTGGATCAGGTCATCGGCAGCATCCGGCGCGTTCCGCTGGACAGCGACTCGATTCAAACCGCCAGGGACATCGGTATCTGTTTCGGGGATTGA
- a CDS encoding NAD-dependent epimerase, producing the protein MKFKFNSVLVTGAAGFIGYHLCMRLLQNGCHVVGIDNLNPYYDVRLKMARLERLTPFKNFTFSTMDISNQEALEDIFESTQFDVVVNLAAQAGVRYSLKNPQAYVDANIVGFVNILECCRHNRVQHLVFASSSSVYGANTKMPFSVHHNVDHPVSLYAATKKANELMAHTYSHLFGLACTGLRFFTVYGPWGRPDMALFLFTKAILEGKAIKVFNHGRMQRDFTYIDDIIEGVVRVMDKVPEPDPTWSGDNPDPGTSYTRYKIYNIGNNNPVELMDFIAAIEEALARKAKKEFLDLQPGDVIATYADIDDLIEVVGFKPRTSVDTGIQQFIAWYKEYYGY; encoded by the coding sequence ATGAAATTTAAGTTTAACAGCGTCCTGGTGACCGGTGCGGCCGGCTTTATCGGCTATCACCTCTGCATGCGTCTATTGCAAAACGGCTGCCATGTTGTCGGCATCGACAACCTCAACCCGTACTACGATGTCCGCCTCAAAATGGCGCGGCTTGAAAGGCTGACACCTTTTAAGAATTTTACCTTTTCCACAATGGACATTTCCAACCAAGAGGCTTTGGAAGATATTTTCGAAAGTACTCAATTTGATGTCGTTGTCAACCTCGCCGCCCAGGCCGGTGTCAGGTATTCACTAAAAAACCCTCAGGCTTACGTAGACGCAAACATTGTAGGCTTTGTCAATATCCTTGAATGCTGCCGGCACAACCGTGTTCAACATCTTGTATTTGCTTCGTCCAGTTCTGTCTATGGAGCAAATACAAAGATGCCATTTTCCGTGCATCATAATGTTGATCATCCCGTATCCCTGTATGCTGCTACCAAAAAAGCAAATGAACTCATGGCGCATACTTACAGTCACCTGTTCGGTCTTGCCTGCACGGGCCTCAGGTTTTTCACGGTCTACGGTCCCTGGGGACGTCCCGACATGGCCCTTTTTCTTTTTACCAAGGCCATCCTGGAAGGAAAAGCGATCAAAGTATTCAATCACGGCCGGATGCAGCGGGACTTTACTTACATCGATGATATCATCGAGGGGGTTGTGAGAGTAATGGACAAAGTTCCTGAACCGGATCCAACATGGAGCGGCGACAATCCGGATCCCGGGACGTCGTACACCCGCTATAAAATTTACAACATCGGAAACAACAATCCTGTTGAATTAATGGATTTTATAGCAGCAATCGAAGAAGCACTTGCCCGCAAAGCCAAAAAAGAATTTCTTGACCTTCAGCCGGGTGATGTGATTGCAACCTATGCCGACATCGATGACCTGATAGAAGTTGTCGGTTTTAAACCTCGGACTTCCGTTGACACGGGAATTCAACAGTTTATCGCCTGGTATAAAGAATATTACGGCTATTAA
- a CDS encoding type II toxin-antitoxin system VapC family toxin, whose translation MILYLDTSALVKKYLEEVGSKDIISLWKESMAIATSSITYAETMASFHRKKREANLYENIINTTIDSFQKDWESFVRVEVNNSLNEMINKIVALYPLRGFDAIHLASALIIHARVPQTFLFACFDQRLLKAANTEGLNTFPDKFE comes from the coding sequence ATGATCCTTTATTTGGATACAAGCGCCCTTGTAAAAAAATATTTGGAAGAAGTCGGCTCAAAAGATATCATTTCCTTATGGAAAGAATCCATGGCCATCGCCACATCATCGATAACCTATGCAGAAACCATGGCCTCATTTCACCGAAAAAAAAGAGAAGCCAATCTTTATGAAAACATTATAAATACAACTATCGATTCATTTCAAAAGGACTGGGAAAGCTTTGTGCGCGTGGAGGTGAATAACAGCTTGAATGAAATGATAAATAAAATAGTCGCCCTTTATCCCCTGCGCGGTTTTGATGCGATCCATTTGGCATCGGCACTCATAATACATGCAAGGGTCCCGCAGACCTTCCTTTTTGCCTGCTTTGACCAAAGACTTTTAAAGGCAGCCAACACAGAAGGACTCAACACCTTCCCTGATAAATTCGAATAA